From a single Anaerolineales bacterium genomic region:
- a CDS encoding CapA family protein produces the protein MSKRIRYFGRAGRVQLLLAGVLLLSACQESLWGTALPPTPVLPIMLETFASPEPVPTESLTVQLPEPTEVTSGAPLVWASPSIPLLLREMFSERGFHLTSDRASTNIFLDVHQADGQADFTWTFALVAPFPTVVDGVTSQDLRSAWNASSSGSFSGIPLLMDESTLETFSALWGEPAPDAVRILPADQLLDTAWTQMPAWAIIPFEAIEPKWKVLMIDGQSPIQKGFDSSSYPLIAHYELICSHECPLSFSFQNRQADKLATVILTGVTALVRATAATMERRGILYPGNLVRDIFLEADIMHINNEVPFYSGCPTPNPVQQDLRFCSSPRYIELLLDIGTDVIELSGDHFADYGIQAMYETIEVYEQNNLRYYGGGLNVEDGRKPLLLEINGNKLMFIGCNRKAGFPTATETIPGAVPCDFDYITAQIADYRSQGYLPISTFQHYEYDTATAPPQQVADFRTMADAGAVVVSGSQAHVPQVMDFHADAFIHYGLGNLFFDQFNYAGSDIRQKGFVTRHVFYDGRYLGVELIATYLQDYARPWLMTELERENFLREYFSLSGWNFQQAGP, from the coding sequence ATGAGTAAACGAATTCGATATTTCGGACGCGCGGGGAGAGTTCAACTTCTCCTCGCCGGCGTTCTTTTGCTATCAGCCTGTCAGGAGTCTCTGTGGGGAACGGCGCTTCCACCGACGCCTGTACTGCCCATCATGTTGGAAACATTCGCTTCCCCCGAACCGGTGCCGACGGAGTCGCTAACTGTTCAACTCCCTGAACCGACAGAAGTCACAAGTGGCGCGCCGCTTGTGTGGGCGAGTCCATCCATTCCGCTATTGCTGCGCGAAATGTTTTCCGAGCGGGGATTTCATCTCACATCTGATCGCGCATCAACCAATATTTTTCTTGACGTGCATCAAGCGGATGGTCAAGCCGATTTTACGTGGACGTTTGCGCTCGTTGCGCCATTCCCTACGGTTGTGGATGGCGTCACATCTCAAGACCTGCGATCCGCTTGGAACGCTTCATCTTCGGGATCGTTCAGCGGAATCCCGTTGCTGATGGATGAATCCACGCTGGAGACGTTCTCCGCGTTATGGGGTGAACCAGCCCCTGACGCGGTGCGAATCCTCCCAGCCGATCAATTGCTCGACACCGCATGGACTCAAATGCCCGCGTGGGCGATCATCCCGTTCGAAGCGATAGAGCCGAAATGGAAGGTTTTGATGATCGACGGTCAATCCCCGATCCAAAAGGGATTTGACTCGTCAAGTTATCCGTTGATTGCACACTATGAACTGATATGTTCGCATGAATGTCCGCTCTCGTTCTCATTCCAAAACCGCCAAGCGGACAAATTGGCAACCGTCATCCTGACGGGAGTTACGGCTTTAGTCCGCGCCACCGCCGCCACGATGGAACGACGCGGCATCCTTTATCCGGGCAATCTGGTGCGTGATATCTTCCTTGAAGCGGACATCATGCACATTAACAATGAAGTCCCGTTCTACAGTGGTTGTCCAACGCCAAACCCCGTTCAGCAGGATTTGCGCTTTTGCAGTTCGCCTCGCTATATCGAGCTTCTGCTTGACATCGGCACGGACGTGATCGAGCTTTCAGGCGACCATTTTGCCGATTACGGCATCCAGGCGATGTATGAGACCATCGAAGTTTACGAACAGAATAACCTGCGTTATTATGGCGGCGGCTTGAATGTGGAGGATGGGCGCAAGCCCCTGCTTCTTGAAATCAATGGCAACAAGTTGATGTTCATCGGCTGTAATCGAAAAGCGGGATTCCCGACGGCTACGGAGACGATCCCCGGCGCCGTTCCTTGTGATTTCGATTACATCACCGCGCAGATCGCGGATTATCGCTCACAGGGATATTTGCCGATCTCCACTTTCCAGCATTATGAATACGACACAGCAACAGCGCCTCCACAGCAGGTGGCGGACTTTCGCACAATGGCGGATGCCGGTGCGGTGGTCGTGAGCGGGAGTCAGGCGCATGTGCCGCAGGTGATGGACTTCCACGCCGACGCGTTCATCCATTACGGCTTGGGCAACCTGTTCTTCGATCAATTCAATTATGCGGGTAGCGATATCCGGCAAAAAGGCTTTGTCACCCGCCATGTATTTTATGATGGTCGCTATCTCGGCGTCGAGTT
- the menC gene encoding o-succinylbenzoate synthase, whose product MKIESITLHHISMPLVSSFETSFGRETTRQCVIIELRSEGLTGWGECVASRDPGYSYETVGTSMHVLKDFIAPLLLGNNVSDALDFQSRVSGIRGHHLAKAGVEMAIWDLLGKHENKSLRELFGGTREKIEVGVSIGIQESAQRLVRSAAEYVGQGYARVKIKIKPGRDVEDASAVRREFPNLRLQVDANSAYSMEDAPRLKPLDDLNLLLIEQPLFEDDIWDHHKFQEQFATPVCLDESIVSPRHARYAIEMKACKIINIKAGRLGGLSQGVMVHDLCQQSEMPVWCGGMLETGIGRASNLALASLPNFTLPGDVSASDRYYQRDITHERFLLNPDSTIDVPNGVGLGVTIDDDALREFSLATLELKAG is encoded by the coding sequence ATGAAAATCGAATCCATAACCCTGCATCATATTTCCATGCCGCTTGTCTCGTCGTTCGAAACGTCATTCGGGCGGGAAACGACGCGTCAGTGCGTCATTATCGAACTCCGTTCGGAAGGGTTGACTGGTTGGGGGGAATGCGTCGCTTCGCGTGACCCGGGATACAGCTATGAAACTGTTGGCACGTCCATGCATGTGCTCAAGGATTTCATCGCGCCGTTGCTTTTGGGGAACAATGTAAGTGATGCGCTTGATTTTCAATCCCGCGTCTCAGGCATTCGCGGACATCATCTCGCCAAGGCGGGCGTGGAGATGGCGATCTGGGATCTGCTTGGCAAGCACGAAAATAAATCACTGCGTGAATTATTCGGCGGGACGCGGGAAAAGATCGAAGTGGGTGTCTCGATCGGGATTCAGGAATCCGCTCAACGTTTGGTGCGAAGCGCGGCGGAGTATGTAGGTCAAGGTTATGCGCGGGTGAAGATCAAGATCAAACCGGGCAGGGATGTCGAAGATGCATCCGCCGTTCGCAGGGAATTTCCAAACTTGCGTTTGCAGGTGGATGCGAACTCTGCCTATTCGATGGAAGATGCGCCGCGTCTCAAGCCGCTGGATGATCTGAATTTGCTGTTGATCGAACAGCCGCTGTTCGAGGATGATATTTGGGATCACCATAAATTTCAGGAGCAATTTGCAACGCCAGTGTGTCTTGACGAAAGTATCGTTTCGCCGCGCCATGCGCGATATGCGATCGAGATGAAGGCGTGCAAGATCATCAACATCAAAGCGGGCAGGCTGGGTGGATTGAGCCAGGGCGTGATGGTGCATGACCTGTGCCAGCAGAGTGAAATGCCTGTCTGGTGCGGCGGCATGTTGGAGACGGGCATCGGGCGTGCGTCGAATTTGGCGTTGGCGTCTTTGCCGAATTTCACGCTGCCGGGTGATGTCTCCGCATCGGATCGCTATTATCAACGCGACATTACGCATGAGCGTTTTTTGTTGAATCCTGATTCGACCATCGATGTTCCGAACGGAGTTGGGCTGGGTGTGACGATCGATGACGACGCGCTGCGCGAGTTTTCTCTGGCAACATTGGAATTGAAAGCCGGATAA
- a CDS encoding zinc ribbon domain-containing protein has translation MTFDPVFLSSLTLVLTAFGGAFLAALWISLVVWTYRDIRARARDPLVQTLAALLVAVLNLPGVLVYLILRPPRTLEEEYQRTLEEEALLQALEDLPLCPGCERRVKEDWQVCPNCHTKLKKTCHNCSKFMELPWNICPYCGTPAPGVRLESTSLDDVLRGVTEEQDEKTVEKTVE, from the coding sequence ATGACCTTTGATCCCGTTTTTCTCAGCAGTCTAACCCTCGTTCTGACCGCCTTCGGCGGCGCCTTCCTTGCCGCGTTGTGGATCAGCCTCGTGGTGTGGACGTATCGCGACATCCGCGCGCGCGCCCGCGACCCGTTGGTGCAGACGTTGGCGGCGCTCCTTGTCGCTGTCTTGAACCTGCCCGGCGTACTGGTATATCTCATCCTTCGTCCGCCGCGGACATTGGAAGAGGAATATCAGCGCACGCTGGAAGAAGAGGCGTTGTTGCAGGCATTGGAAGACCTTCCGCTTTGTCCGGGATGTGAGCGTCGCGTCAAGGAAGATTGGCAGGTTTGTCCGAACTGCCATACCAAGCTAAAGAAGACTTGCCATAATTGTTCGAAGTTCATGGAACTGCCGTGGAATATCTGCCCGTATTGCGGCACACCCGCGCCCGGTGTGAGACTCGAATCCACCAGCTTGGACGATGTCCTGCGCGGCGTGACCGAAGAACAAGATGAGAAGACAGTTGAGAAGACAGTAGAATAA
- a CDS encoding DUF3048 domain-containing protein codes for MLFLRSPSMRRSTLWILILILAISCSSLSSPQADLTPLPPPVFDPVFSDNFPTPTPFLPEDSLDPYLAESTPQAAPTYTPYPTKYVLPQEGSAAVQVIPSVGNDSSINNPLTGLPVSDPAMLGRRPIAIKIGNAPRYVRPQSGLSLADVAYEYYIEWGQTRFVAVFYSNDAERVGPVRSGRFFDEHIARMYHSFLFFKGADDRAMTYFRTLDISDFLIIAGIGTCPPFFMGPYRRDAYNNVFFDTTKWSACAERRNLDNSPQAISGGFFSVEAPQSPLNVTRIYSSYSIYSYNYWEYDPVANNYVRYQDVSDAGSEKPESYAPLTDDLTKLPVTVENVVMLFIPHIYANTYNAEDEVYHIDFLDFGNAYVFRDGVAIPARWNRMERDQPLLLTALDGTPIYMRPGRTFYQVMGTTSPYTQNGTEWRFVFKTP; via the coding sequence ATGCTTTTTCTGCGTTCCCCATCCATGCGGCGATCAACGCTTTGGATACTCATACTCATTCTGGCGATTTCCTGCTCTTCGCTCTCCTCTCCTCAAGCAGACTTAACGCCTCTTCCCCCGCCGGTATTTGATCCGGTTTTCTCGGACAACTTTCCCACCCCGACGCCTTTCCTTCCAGAAGACTCGCTTGACCCTTACCTTGCGGAATCCACGCCTCAGGCGGCTCCCACGTATACGCCTTATCCGACCAAATACGTCCTGCCGCAGGAAGGTTCTGCCGCGGTGCAAGTCATTCCTTCGGTTGGGAATGATTCTTCCATCAACAACCCGTTGACCGGGCTTCCCGTCAGCGACCCTGCCATGCTCGGACGGCGTCCGATCGCGATCAAGATCGGCAACGCGCCGCGCTACGTCCGCCCGCAATCGGGCTTGTCCCTCGCGGATGTTGCCTATGAATATTACATTGAATGGGGGCAAACGCGCTTTGTCGCCGTCTTTTACAGCAACGACGCCGAGCGCGTTGGACCGGTGCGATCAGGTCGTTTCTTCGATGAACACATCGCCCGCATGTATCATTCCTTCCTCTTCTTCAAGGGCGCAGATGACCGTGCAATGACTTACTTCCGCACCCTCGATATCAGCGATTTTCTCATTATTGCGGGGATTGGAACCTGCCCTCCATTTTTTATGGGTCCGTACCGGCGCGATGCCTATAACAACGTTTTTTTTGATACCACGAAATGGTCAGCCTGCGCCGAGCGAAGGAATTTGGATAATTCTCCGCAAGCCATTAGCGGCGGATTCTTTTCCGTTGAAGCGCCGCAAAGTCCGTTGAACGTTACGCGCATTTACTCATCCTATTCCATCTACAGTTATAACTATTGGGAATATGACCCTGTCGCGAATAACTATGTCCGATATCAGGATGTCAGTGATGCCGGAAGTGAAAAGCCTGAATCGTATGCACCTCTCACCGACGACCTGACGAAACTGCCGGTCACTGTGGAGAATGTAGTGATGTTGTTCATCCCGCATATTTATGCGAACACATACAACGCAGAAGATGAGGTCTATCACATCGACTTTCTCGATTTCGGAAATGCTTATGTCTTCCGCGATGGTGTTGCCATCCCTGCCCGTTGGAACCGCATGGAACGCGATCAACCGCTCCTGCTCACGGCATTGGACGGCACGCCGATCTATATGCGCCCCGGGCGGACGTTCTATCAGGTGATGGGCACGACCTCGCCTTATACTCAAAATGGAACCGAATGGCGTTTTGTTTTTAAAACGCCGTAA
- a CDS encoding proton-conducting transporter membrane subunit, producing the protein MSAPLLWIGVPFVVGVFILIIMRERFASWIGGGTAATLALIALIIPIDTALLFDSLSIKIAPSIQILGRSFELNTADGPLLAIIYGLAALWFFGTEASGTGNRFVSLGLMIVALLTASIAVEPFLYAALLLVMAAMLVIPLLLPPYQKPGRGVVRFLIYQVLAMPFILISGWMLAGVEASPGDLGTTIQAGVMLSLGFAFLLAIFPLYNWIPTMMEENAPYATGFLLWALPTFTIIFALDFLDRYTWLRTTPQLSGAIQFAGVIMVASAGIFAALQRHIGRIMGYAAIAETGLLVLVMGLGTSEIVNIVFLTLIPRGLGLTVWALALSIIKRQAFSLRFSEVQGLARKYPVAVAALILAHLSMTGFPLLAGFPSRLALWHELAGQSLTISFWAFLGMLGLLLAAIRTLAVFVMTNEDTKWARNESWMQTVMLGVGGIGLFILGVFPQIMQPFIEALPALFEHIGR; encoded by the coding sequence ATGAGCGCCCCCCTCCTATGGATCGGCGTTCCCTTCGTCGTGGGCGTTTTCATCCTTATCATCATGCGCGAGCGCTTCGCTTCATGGATCGGCGGAGGCACTGCCGCCACCCTTGCGTTGATCGCGCTCATTATCCCAATTGACACGGCGCTTTTGTTTGATTCGCTTTCCATAAAAATCGCGCCATCCATTCAAATTCTTGGCAGAAGCTTCGAACTCAACACAGCGGATGGTCCTCTACTTGCCATCATTTACGGACTGGCAGCGTTATGGTTCTTCGGCACCGAAGCATCCGGCACGGGCAATCGATTTGTCTCTTTGGGGCTGATGATCGTGGCATTGCTGACCGCATCGATAGCAGTGGAGCCGTTCCTATATGCCGCGCTCCTGCTTGTGATGGCGGCGATGCTGGTCATTCCTCTGCTCCTGCCTCCCTATCAAAAACCCGGGCGCGGCGTCGTCCGCTTTCTGATCTATCAGGTTCTCGCCATGCCATTCATCCTGATCTCCGGTTGGATGCTGGCAGGCGTGGAGGCAAGCCCCGGCGACCTCGGAACGACCATTCAAGCGGGTGTGATGCTCAGCCTTGGATTTGCCTTTCTACTTGCGATCTTCCCTTTGTACAACTGGATTCCCACGATGATGGAAGAGAACGCCCCTTACGCGACCGGATTCCTGCTCTGGGCGCTTCCGACCTTTACCATCATCTTCGCGCTTGACTTCCTGGACCGCTATACCTGGCTGCGAACCACTCCTCAGCTTTCCGGCGCAATCCAATTTGCCGGTGTGATCATGGTTGCCAGCGCAGGCATCTTCGCCGCCTTGCAGCGCCACATCGGGCGGATTATGGGGTACGCTGCCATCGCAGAGACCGGCTTGCTCGTCCTCGTCATGGGGCTGGGGACATCCGAGATCGTCAATATCGTCTTTCTCACCCTCATCCCGCGTGGACTGGGACTGACCGTCTGGGCATTGGCGTTATCGATCATCAAACGCCAAGCCTTCTCCCTGCGCTTTAGCGAGGTACAGGGACTTGCACGCAAGTATCCTGTGGCGGTTGCCGCACTCATCCTTGCTCATCTATCCATGACCGGGTTTCCCCTGTTGGCAGGGTTTCCTTCGCGTCTGGCGCTCTGGCACGAGTTGGCAGGACAATCCCTGACCATTTCCTTTTGGGCGTTTTTGGGGATGCTGGGCTTGTTACTTGCCGCCATCCGCACGCTGGCGGTCTTTGTGATGACAAACGAGGACACAAAATGGGCTCGGAATGAGTCCTGGATGCAAACGGTCATGCTCGGGGTGGGCGGAATCGGGCTTTTCATCCTTGGAGTGTTCCCGCAGATCATGCAGCCGTTCATCGAGGCTCTGCCCGCGCTATTCGAACACATCGGACGCTAG
- the selB gene encoding selenocysteine-specific translation elongation factor gives MRVIGTAGHVDHGKSTLIEVLTGTHPDRLKEEQAREMTIELGFGWLTLPNGEEIGIVDVPGHRDFIENMLSGIGGIDAALLVIAADEGVMPQTKEHLAILDLLQIPAGLIVLTKTDLASDSGWLDLVEADVRYAVKETLLKDAPILRVSAKTQTGLNELKSALEKLLQEKPERPDLNRPRLPIDRVFTISGFGTVVTGTLSDGHLSLGDEVEILPGGAKGRIRGLQTHKKKEERAVPGSRTAVNISGVDTETIRRGDVLTHPGQYHTTRRLDARFRTLKDASKPIQHGDEVKLFIGASETIATLRLLGKDELNPGEEGWIQLELRDPLVAVRGDRYILRRPSPGETLGGGTVIDHQPKGRHRRLDANVIKSLEALAQGSPADVLFEAALALNAAPIREVVAKSRLEAGAAESALKELLEIGRLIPLEDGNPTPQSDMLAIALPQWNALREKIMQLVEAHHKQLPLRRGMPREELKSKLKLAPKVFNAALSLLVANQTLRDQRGAVSMPGHEIQFNGQEQAKVRELMRKFERSPYATPSVKECQAEVGEEVVGALIELGELVSVSQDVIFRKMDYDEMTEKVRSAIEQQGQVTLAEVRDLLDTTRKYVQALLEHLDAIGITMRDGDSRKLRK, from the coding sequence ATGAGAGTTATCGGCACAGCAGGTCATGTAGACCACGGAAAATCCACGCTCATTGAAGTGCTCACCGGCACACACCCCGACCGTCTCAAAGAAGAACAAGCCCGCGAGATGACCATCGAACTCGGCTTCGGCTGGCTCACCCTTCCCAACGGTGAAGAGATCGGCATCGTGGACGTCCCCGGTCACCGCGACTTCATCGAGAACATGCTCTCCGGCATCGGCGGCATTGACGCGGCACTGCTCGTCATCGCCGCGGATGAAGGCGTCATGCCGCAGACGAAGGAACATCTTGCGATTCTCGACCTGCTCCAAATCCCCGCCGGATTGATCGTTCTGACAAAAACCGATCTCGCCTCGGACTCAGGGTGGCTTGACCTTGTCGAAGCAGACGTCCGCTACGCTGTGAAGGAGACCCTGCTAAAGGATGCACCCATTCTGCGTGTTTCTGCAAAAACGCAAACAGGCTTGAACGAATTAAAATCCGCGCTCGAAAAGCTACTGCAAGAAAAGCCGGAACGACCCGACCTCAACCGTCCGCGCCTGCCCATTGACCGCGTATTCACCATAAGCGGATTTGGAACCGTCGTCACAGGCACGCTCAGCGATGGTCATCTTTCCCTCGGCGATGAAGTGGAGATCCTGCCGGGTGGTGCAAAAGGGCGCATCCGCGGACTGCAAACACATAAGAAAAAAGAAGAGCGAGCCGTTCCCGGTTCGCGCACGGCGGTCAACATCTCCGGTGTGGATACGGAAACGATCCGGCGCGGCGACGTGCTGACGCATCCGGGGCAATATCATACAACGCGGCGCCTTGATGCACGCTTCCGCACGCTCAAGGATGCAAGTAAACCAATCCAGCATGGTGATGAGGTCAAACTCTTCATCGGCGCAAGTGAAACCATTGCCACCCTGCGCTTGCTTGGCAAAGACGAACTCAACCCGGGTGAGGAAGGCTGGATCCAACTGGAATTGCGAGATCCGCTTGTGGCAGTGCGCGGAGACCGCTATATCCTGCGCCGCCCATCCCCCGGAGAAACGCTCGGCGGCGGCACAGTCATAGATCACCAACCCAAGGGCAGGCATAGGCGGCTCGATGCAAATGTCATCAAGTCATTGGAGGCATTGGCGCAAGGCTCCCCTGCGGACGTATTGTTCGAAGCGGCGCTTGCCTTGAACGCCGCGCCGATCCGCGAAGTGGTTGCAAAATCACGGCTGGAGGCTGGGGCGGCGGAATCTGCTCTGAAAGAATTGCTTGAAATCGGCAGGCTTATCCCGCTGGAGGATGGAAATCCAACACCGCAAAGCGATATGCTGGCTATCGCGCTCCCACAATGGAATGCCCTACGCGAAAAGATCATGCAACTCGTAGAGGCGCATCACAAACAACTTCCGCTGCGGAGAGGCATGCCGCGCGAGGAATTGAAGAGTAAACTTAAGCTCGCGCCAAAGGTTTTCAATGCCGCCCTCTCGCTGTTGGTTGCGAACCAAACTTTGCGCGACCAGCGCGGAGCGGTATCCATGCCGGGGCACGAGATCCAGTTCAATGGACAGGAACAAGCCAAAGTCCGCGAATTGATGCGGAAGTTCGAGAGGAGTCCATACGCCACACCGAGCGTCAAGGAATGTCAGGCGGAGGTCGGCGAGGAAGTCGTCGGCGCGTTGATCGAACTGGGAGAACTGGTCAGCGTTTCGCAGGATGTCATCTTTCGCAAAATGGATTATGACGAGATGACGGAGAAGGTCAGATCGGCGATCGAACAACAAGGACAGGTAACGCTCGCCGAAGTGCGCGACCTGCTGGATACGACCAGGAAATATGTGCAGGCATTGCTCGAACATTTGGATGCCATTGGTATCACGATGCGTGATGGGGATTCCAGAAAATTGAGAAAGTGA
- a CDS encoding PAS domain S-box protein, whose amino-acid sequence MLNSIGNFFKPPVFEDEHKSHQAYLLNIILWGLIIVPVPYVLYTLIFSPDNTVRALAQGGISEAINLFLLILLRRGHVRAASNLQVTAFWLFFTTSAYTGVGVQGESYLLGYPLVIVITGILLGGGAALGMTVLSLASGLFLLYAEQNGLIDAGIVRPAFMTWVVSLAIFPMGAVLQYLSARTIKRALERAHRSEEKFKLISKVSSDYTFESSVDESGNVELVWLGGAFEKMTGYSPEEYIQKGGWYAHIHPDDLEKDAADMQNLLNNREVVSSEIRTYARDGSIRWERVFAHPVWSEKENRLVGIVGAVQDITGQKEAEALIKETLLQQSAILDNIPDMAWLKDLDSIYIAVNEQYLKISGMKMEDIIGKTDYDIWDKEFADKYRKDDREVLESGKRRQVEEFQRDKTGREYWVETIKTPIFNTQGQVIGTTGIAREITERKLAEIERERLISELEAKNAELERFTYTVSHDLKSPLVTINGFLSYLEKDARAGNFDKFQTDLERIRQAVDKMQNLLKDLLELSRIGRLMNEPVEIQFGEVVREALAMVDGQIKARGVDVEFVDEGCKVRGDHIRLVEVLQNLLDNAVKFMGDQPHPRIRIGSIRNEQSIPTFFVQDNGIGIDPQFSERIFGLFNKLDTSTHGSGVGLTIVKRIIEVHGGRIRVESQPGEGSTFYFTIEQSK is encoded by the coding sequence ATGTTGAATTCCATTGGAAATTTCTTCAAGCCGCCGGTGTTTGAGGATGAACATAAATCTCATCAAGCATATTTGTTAAATATCATTTTATGGGGATTGATCATTGTCCCCGTGCCTTATGTTCTATATACGCTGATCTTTTCGCCGGACAATACGGTTCGAGCTTTAGCGCAAGGCGGGATCAGCGAAGCGATCAACCTGTTTCTTCTGATCCTGCTGCGGCGCGGACATGTGCGTGCGGCGTCAAATTTGCAGGTGACAGCGTTCTGGCTTTTCTTCACAACATCCGCGTACACGGGTGTCGGCGTGCAAGGCGAATCCTATCTGCTGGGATATCCGCTTGTGATCGTTATCACCGGCATTCTACTGGGCGGAGGCGCAGCGCTGGGAATGACGGTCCTTTCGCTGGCTTCGGGACTTTTCCTGTTGTACGCCGAGCAGAATGGCTTGATCGATGCGGGCATCGTCCGCCCCGCTTTTATGACATGGGTGGTCAGCCTCGCCATTTTCCCGATGGGAGCGGTCTTGCAGTATTTGTCAGCGCGGACGATCAAAAGGGCGCTGGAGCGGGCGCATCGCAGCGAGGAAAAGTTCAAGTTGATCTCGAAGGTCAGCTCCGATTACACCTTTGAAAGCAGCGTGGATGAAAGCGGCAACGTAGAATTGGTCTGGCTGGGCGGCGCATTCGAGAAAATGACCGGTTATTCGCCTGAAGAATACATCCAAAAGGGCGGATGGTATGCACACATCCATCCCGATGACCTTGAAAAGGATGCGGCGGATATGCAAAATCTGCTCAACAACCGCGAAGTGGTCAGTTCGGAAATTCGCACATATGCCAGGGACGGGTCCATTCGCTGGGAACGCGTCTTCGCCCATCCCGTTTGGAGCGAAAAGGAAAACCGTCTCGTTGGAATTGTCGGTGCCGTGCAGGATATTACCGGACAGAAAGAAGCGGAAGCACTGATCAAGGAGACGCTCCTGCAGCAATCCGCCATCCTTGATAATATCCCGGATATGGCATGGCTCAAGGATCTGGACAGTATTTATATCGCGGTCAACGAACAGTATCTAAAAATAAGCGGCATGAAAATGGAAGACATCATCGGTAAAACAGATTACGATATCTGGGACAAGGAATTTGCCGACAAATACCGCAAGGATGATCGCGAAGTGCTCGAAAGCGGAAAGCGCAGGCAGGTCGAAGAATTTCAACGCGACAAAACCGGCAGGGAATACTGGGTCGAGACCATAAAAACACCCATCTTCAATACGCAGGGACAGGTGATCGGCACCACGGGCATTGCCCGCGAGATCACCGAACGCAAACTCGCCGAAATCGAGCGCGAACGCCTTATCTCCGAACTGGAAGCGAAGAACGCCGAACTGGAGCGTTTTACCTACACTGTTTCACACGACCTGAAATCGCCGCTGGTGACCATCAATGGGTTCCTTAGCTATCTGGAAAAAGACGCCCGCGCAGGGAATTTCGATAAATTCCAGACCGACCTCGAGCGCATCCGGCAAGCCGTTGACAAGATGCAAAATCTCCTCAAGGACCTTCTCGAACTGTCGCGCATCGGCAGGTTGATGAACGAACCTGTCGAGATCCAGTTCGGCGAGGTTGTCCGCGAGGCGCTCGCCATGGTGGATGGACAGATCAAAGCCCGCGGAGTGGATGTCGAATTCGTGGACGAAGGCTGCAAAGTGCGCGGCGACCACATCCGCCTTGTGGAAGTCCTACAAAACCTGTTGGATAATGCTGTTAAATTCATGGGCGACCAGCCTCATCCGCGCATCCGCATCGGCTCGATAAGAAATGAACAAAGCATCCCAACTTTCTTCGTGCAGGATAATGGCATCGGTATCGACCCGCAATTCAGCGAGCGCATCTTCGGCTTGTTCAACAAATTGGATACCAGCACTCACGGCTCAGGCGTCGGGCTGACCATCGTCAAACGCATTATCGAAGTGCACGGCGGAAGGATCCGGGTCGAATCCCAGCCCGGCGAAGGTTCCACGTTCTATTTCACAATCGAACAATCAAAATAA
- a CDS encoding SOS response-associated peptidase — translation MCGRFTLTVNPAELKEAFQNYTFPTQFAPRFNIAPTQPVLAIPNDAKNSADFFMWGLIPSWAKDPSIGNKLINARGETIAEKPSFRGSFKYKRCLIPADGFYEWKAQPGEKTKTPYFIHMKDRQPFALAGLWDEWNSPDGSTVRTCTIITTEPNELMSTLHNRMPVILDAQDYDRWLDPAPQTPENLLHLIKPFPADRMSAYPVSTLVNKPGNDRPECVVPLS, via the coding sequence ATGTGCGGACGATTTACCCTCACCGTCAACCCCGCTGAACTAAAAGAAGCCTTTCAAAATTACACCTTTCCAACACAATTCGCACCGCGCTTCAACATCGCTCCGACCCAACCCGTGCTCGCCATCCCGAACGACGCAAAGAATTCAGCGGACTTCTTCATGTGGGGCTTGATCCCATCCTGGGCAAAAGACCCCAGCATCGGCAACAAACTCATCAACGCGCGCGGCGAAACCATCGCAGAAAAACCATCCTTTCGCGGAAGTTTCAAATACAAACGCTGCCTCATCCCCGCCGACGGCTTCTACGAATGGAAGGCACAGCCCGGCGAAAAAACAAAAACGCCATATTTCATCCACATGAAAGACCGCCAGCCGTTCGCCCTTGCCGGTCTGTGGGATGAATGGAACTCCCCCGACGGCAGCACCGTCCGCACCTGCACCATCATCACCACCGAGCCGAATGAATTGATGAGCACCCTGCACAACCGCATGCCGGTCATATTGGATGCACAGGATTACGACCGCTGGTTGGACCCCGCGCCTCAGACTCCCGAAAACCTGCTTCACCTCATCAAACCTTTCCCCGCTGACAGGATGTCCGCTTATCCAGTCTCCACCCTGGTCAACAAACCCGGCAATGACCGCCCCGAATGCGTCGTTCCCCTGTCATAA